A window of Limosilactobacillus sp. WILCCON 0051 genomic DNA:
GCTAAAGGACATTCAAACGCAGGGAACGGCAATTCTGGATCAAAGAACGCGGCAGCTTTTGCCAAGCATGTTTACGGAAACCGGCTATTATGTCGCCTTTGATCAGACGCTGCGGGAAAACATCGCCGGCCATGCCCATGGGACGGTTTTAAGCCCACAGACGGCCGTTAAAACCGACTTTAAGGATCAGCAGGTGACGATCGTGGACTGTCCGCCAAGTTTAGCGATGCTCAGTTCGCTTTGGCAAAATGGCGGGCAGCCAGCGATGATTCGGCTGCTGCTTTGGGAAAGAAATCCAGTCCGCTTTGGTTTGCCGACGCGCCAGCAGTTTGCGGCTTTGTATCGTTTCTTGCGTCAGTATCCTAAGATTGCCAACTATCGCCAACAGCAGCCGGCGATGGCTCGTTCGCTGCAGATGCCGGTTGAACAGCTAAATTGGATGATTACGGTGTTTTATGAGGCAAAATTTGTTACAATAAGTGATGGCGTTCTAAAGCTGACGGATCATCCCGACCACGTTGATTTAGAACAGACGAAATGCTATCGTCAGCATGCGGCTCATCTGCAAAGCGATCAGGTGCTGCTGTATAGCGACACGCGCACGCTGCGAAAATACGTTGCTGACTGGCTGATGGCAAACGAATAAGGAGAATATTTTAAATGGCTCTAGATCTTTATAAATATGTTGCAAGTATTCCTGACTACCCGGAAAAAGGAATCATCTTCCGAGACATCCTGCCGCTGATGGCAGATGGCGAGGCTTTTAAGCAGGCCACTGACGAAATTACGGCATTTGCTCGCGAACGGCAGGTTGACATGGTGGTTGGTCCTGAAGCACGCGGTTTTATCGTTGGCTGTCCGGTTGCCTATGAATTGGGGGTCGGCTTTGCGCCAGCACGGAAGAAGGGCAAGCTGCCACGGGCAACGGTCAGTGCTTCTTACCAGCTGGAATATGGCGAGGCAACGCTGCAGATGGAAAACGACTCCGTTAAGCCTGGTCAGCGCGTTTTGGTAGTTGACGATCTGCTGGCTACTGGCGGTACGATTGGTGCTACGATCGACATGGTTGAGCAAATGGGCGGCAAGGTCGTTGGTGCAGCTTTTCTGATTGAATTAAAAGAGCTGGAAGGCCGCAAGCATCTGCGCGGTATCGATACGAAGACGCTGATGGAATTTTAGTCGCTGCTCGGTTGTTTTTTCGTACA
This region includes:
- a CDS encoding adenine phosphoribosyltransferase, with protein sequence MALDLYKYVASIPDYPEKGIIFRDILPLMADGEAFKQATDEITAFARERQVDMVVGPEARGFIVGCPVAYELGVGFAPARKKGKLPRATVSASYQLEYGEATLQMENDSVKPGQRVLVVDDLLATGGTIGATIDMVEQMGGKVVGAAFLIELKELEGRKHLRGIDTKTLMEF